The Desulfoscipio gibsoniae DSM 7213 genome contains a region encoding:
- a CDS encoding penicillin-binding protein 2, whose protein sequence is MKRKLIEYKMKYLMGAIFLVLLILLAKLSFMQLVQTEQYRTLARNNYIRIVPVFAPRGEIFDRNGEKIVTNKPIYTVSINDLSLEGTTYHLYLDRIGPETVRMADQLSWILAGDEESVQYFQQISGKTPEQFDKDVVRDTDEATYTAKKEAIEEIIKDRVSSNKVKLENGEALEIAVAYNPSTVATLRQQNLVSFGVRLEEKTDMLSELVAMLHKEAVFEEKTVYQVESNVRAAIREKKYYRPYEPVLVAENVPVQTVVTLRERQMEMPGVVVDIQPVRDYPYQGLLSHALGYVQNIKKEQYEEHKDKGYFMNDLYGQNGLELMYESYLRGEHGARQMEVDASSRPVRDLGLKQPVPGNDLVLTVDLDLQMAAEKALADGVARAQSAGYSRSKAGAAVVMDVRSGAVRAMASYPTYNPGVFTEGLSSAQWQQLQDSGALLNRTISAIYPPGSTFKMVTAAAILENEIVDPEHKMPDPGYYRLGQGIFRDWKLDGHGMVDMRKALEVSCDTYFYQYGRMAGVDAIASMAREFGLGEKTGIKLPGEMSGLVPTPEWKYELVKSMLIAGYDDFAQVRKLNEQIEKATSESRKQQLQKLRDEELNKQLKKYEWKLNWQQYETVNMSIGQGDNTYTIMQLAAYVAAIANNGTLYRPYMVERIVSPDGKVIEDFKPEVNRKVNVSPENLQIIREGMHMVATPPNGTASAVFGLDAAAKTGTAEVLDADGNKIGNHALFVAYAPYEKPEIAVAVVLEYGNSGSGFAGPIAREILDAYFADPETDKNEAGQEQAAGHDQAVSDVLGYQLVNAGGMPEGWDALPALSWPGWEQQPDDSAAVQGDEQSQRGQNEAQRAPVSAQSRPAVSNQPSQTTSPQSVSQPPPAATTPQVEQQPPPQDETQPPPVEQQPPPQDETQPPPVEQQPPPQDETQPPPVEQQPPPQDET, encoded by the coding sequence ATGAAAAGAAAACTAATTGAATATAAAATGAAATATTTAATGGGTGCCATTTTTTTAGTGCTGCTCATATTACTGGCCAAGCTGTCCTTTATGCAATTGGTTCAGACCGAGCAATACCGCACCCTGGCGCGAAACAATTATATTCGTATAGTACCGGTTTTTGCCCCGCGGGGTGAAATTTTCGATCGTAATGGTGAGAAAATTGTCACCAATAAACCTATTTATACAGTGTCCATAAATGATTTAAGCCTGGAGGGAACCACCTACCATTTATACCTGGACCGCATTGGTCCGGAAACGGTACGTATGGCTGATCAACTTTCCTGGATACTGGCCGGGGATGAGGAATCGGTGCAATATTTTCAGCAAATAAGCGGCAAGACGCCGGAACAATTTGACAAGGATGTTGTCCGGGATACTGATGAAGCTACCTATACAGCCAAAAAGGAAGCCATTGAGGAAATCATCAAAGATCGGGTCAGCAGCAATAAAGTTAAATTAGAAAATGGTGAGGCGTTGGAAATTGCCGTGGCCTATAATCCTTCCACAGTGGCGACCTTACGTCAGCAGAACCTGGTATCTTTTGGGGTCAGGCTGGAAGAAAAAACCGATATGCTAAGTGAACTCGTAGCTATGCTGCATAAGGAAGCTGTTTTTGAAGAAAAAACCGTATATCAAGTGGAATCGAATGTGCGGGCAGCCATCAGGGAGAAAAAATATTACAGGCCATACGAGCCCGTGCTGGTGGCCGAGAATGTTCCAGTACAAACAGTGGTGACACTGCGGGAAAGGCAGATGGAAATGCCCGGGGTGGTGGTGGATATCCAACCGGTGCGGGACTATCCTTACCAGGGTTTGCTATCCCATGCACTGGGCTATGTGCAGAATATTAAAAAGGAGCAGTACGAGGAACATAAAGACAAAGGCTACTTTATGAATGATCTTTACGGGCAAAACGGCCTGGAACTAATGTATGAGTCATACCTGCGGGGGGAACACGGCGCCAGACAGATGGAAGTGGATGCCAGCAGTCGACCGGTGCGGGATTTAGGCTTAAAACAACCAGTACCGGGGAACGACCTGGTGCTGACGGTTGATCTCGATTTGCAAATGGCTGCGGAGAAGGCACTGGCAGATGGGGTGGCCCGGGCCCAAAGTGCGGGTTACAGCCGGTCAAAAGCAGGTGCGGCGGTAGTTATGGATGTGCGCAGCGGGGCGGTTCGGGCCATGGCCAGTTATCCCACATATAATCCGGGGGTATTCACCGAAGGTTTATCCAGCGCCCAGTGGCAGCAGCTGCAGGATTCCGGCGCACTGCTTAATAGAACCATATCAGCCATTTACCCACCCGGATCCACTTTTAAGATGGTTACAGCGGCAGCCATACTGGAGAATGAAATTGTGGACCCCGAACATAAAATGCCCGACCCGGGTTATTACAGGCTGGGACAGGGTATTTTCCGGGACTGGAAGCTGGACGGTCACGGTATGGTGGACATGCGCAAAGCACTTGAGGTGTCTTGTGATACCTACTTTTACCAATATGGGCGTATGGCAGGTGTGGATGCTATCGCCAGTATGGCCCGGGAATTTGGGCTGGGTGAAAAAACCGGTATTAAACTGCCGGGCGAAATGAGCGGACTGGTGCCCACCCCCGAATGGAAGTATGAGTTGGTTAAGAGTATGTTAATTGCGGGTTATGATGATTTTGCTCAAGTACGTAAACTAAACGAACAAATTGAAAAAGCTACAAGTGAATCTCGCAAACAACAACTGCAAAAATTAAGAGACGAAGAACTGAATAAACAATTAAAAAAATATGAATGGAAGCTAAACTGGCAGCAATACGAAACCGTGAACATGTCCATTGGGCAGGGGGATAATACCTACACGATTATGCAGCTGGCTGCTTACGTGGCTGCCATAGCCAACAATGGCACCCTGTACCGGCCCTACATGGTTGAGAGAATAGTTTCCCCAGACGGTAAAGTTATTGAGGATTTCAAACCCGAGGTTAATCGTAAAGTAAATGTGTCCCCGGAAAATTTGCAGATTATCCGGGAAGGCATGCACATGGTGGCAACGCCTCCCAATGGTACGGCATCAGCAGTCTTCGGGCTTGATGCGGCGGCGAAAACCGGTACTGCGGAGGTTCTGGATGCCGATGGCAATAAAATAGGCAACCATGCCTTGTTTGTGGCCTATGCGCCTTATGAAAAACCCGAGATTGCCGTGGCCGTAGTGCTTGAGTATGGTAATTCCGGCAGCGGCTTTGCCGGTCCCATTGCCCGGGAAATTTTAGATGCCTATTTTGCTGACCCTGAGACAGATAAAAACGAAGCTGGACAGGAACAAGCAGCCGGGCATGATCAAGCTGTAAGCGATGTGTTGGGATATCAGCTGGTCAATGCCGGTGGAATGCCTGAGGGCTGGGATGCGCTGCCTGCCTTAAGCTGGCCGGGCTGGGAGCAGCAACCAGATGATAGTGCAGCGGTACAAGGGGATGAACAATCCCAAAGAGGGCAGAATGAGGCACAACGGGCTCCGGTATCGGCACAGTCCCGGCCTGCAGTATCAAACCAGCCGTCCCAAACAACATCCCCGCAGTCCGTATCCCAACCACCACCGGCGGCAACCACTCCGCAGGTGGAACAACAACCGCCGCCGCAGGATGAGACCCAGCCGCCGCCGGTAGAACAACAACCGCCGCCACAGGATGAGACCCAGCCGCCGCCGGTAGAACAACAACCGCCGCCGCAGGATGAGACCCAGCCGCCGCCGGTAGAACAACAACCGCCGCCGCAGGATGAGACCTAA
- the mreD gene encoding rod shape-determining protein MreD, with amino-acid sequence MQPLFFLLLVLVLLIFQATALNYIVILGIKPDLILILVILNGFLRGTREGAFLGFLAGILQDLVSGGYFGLNALTNMFAGYLAGLGEGRLFRENRVIAAGLTWVCTLGAQLAFYLLLLLINVSVPLLTALVHIIIPMSFYNALIVLVFYSYYYRFIQGAPPGRGEYFSP; translated from the coding sequence ATGCAACCGCTGTTCTTTTTGCTTTTAGTGCTGGTGTTATTAATATTTCAAGCCACGGCACTTAATTATATTGTTATTTTAGGGATCAAACCCGATCTTATATTGATACTGGTCATTCTTAATGGCTTCCTCCGGGGTACCCGGGAGGGGGCTTTTTTGGGTTTTTTAGCTGGTATATTACAGGATTTGGTTAGTGGGGGATATTTTGGTTTAAACGCTCTAACCAATATGTTTGCCGGCTATTTGGCCGGTTTGGGAGAGGGAAGGCTATTTCGAGAAAACCGTGTTATTGCTGCCGGGTTAACCTGGGTGTGCACTCTGGGGGCTCAGTTGGCCTTTTATTTATTGCTGTTGTTGATTAATGTATCAGTACCTCTGCTAACGGCACTGGTGCATATTATTATCCCGATGTCTTTCTACAACGCGCTGATAGTACTGGTTTTTTACAGTTATTATTATCGTTTCATCCAGGGCGCCCCCCCTGGTAGAGGTGAATATTTTAGTCCTTGA